From a region of the Neobacillus niacini genome:
- a CDS encoding energy-coupling factor ABC transporter ATP-binding protein: MSEQIITFEQVSYQYADGTMALNQINLSIEKGKKIALLGNNGAGKSTLFLLMNGILKPTSGSILYNGKKLTYKRKEIQQLRQQVGIVFQNSETQLFSSTVYEDIKFGPKNLNLPTEEVERRVKEVITLTETESLKDKPPHFLSIGQKKRVAIAGIVAIDPELMVLDEPTAGLDPYYSKRMLNLLEKIHHRNRTILLSTHNVNLAYEWADEVIILNNGHLLAQGTPVEVFSKREILETSHLQKPWIMEVFEKFQRMNLSNKKYPRSKAELFEMMESCFNGTSIQV; this comes from the coding sequence GTGAGTGAACAAATTATAACGTTTGAACAAGTTTCTTATCAATATGCAGATGGAACAATGGCATTGAATCAAATAAATCTTTCAATTGAAAAAGGGAAGAAGATCGCCTTATTAGGGAACAATGGCGCCGGGAAATCGACACTATTTCTTCTTATGAACGGGATATTAAAGCCAACAAGTGGCAGCATTTTATACAATGGAAAGAAGTTGACCTATAAACGGAAAGAGATTCAGCAATTAAGGCAGCAAGTCGGTATTGTGTTCCAAAACTCTGAAACCCAACTTTTTTCATCTACTGTCTATGAAGATATTAAGTTCGGTCCAAAAAATTTAAATTTACCCACCGAAGAAGTTGAGAGGCGTGTAAAGGAAGTCATCACACTAACAGAAACGGAATCGCTTAAAGATAAACCCCCTCACTTTTTAAGTATCGGACAGAAAAAAAGGGTAGCAATTGCTGGAATTGTTGCCATCGATCCTGAATTAATGGTATTAGATGAACCAACAGCTGGGCTCGATCCTTACTATTCAAAAAGAATGTTGAACCTATTGGAAAAGATTCATCATCGAAACCGGACGATTCTATTGTCTACACATAATGTAAATCTTGCTTATGAGTGGGCAGATGAGGTCATCATCTTAAACAATGGGCATTTGCTTGCTCAAGGAACACCGGTTGAGGTTTTTAGTAAAAGAGAAATACTCGAAACAAGCCATTTACAAAAACCTTGGATTATGGAAGTGTTTGAAAAATTTCAAAGAATGAACTTATCCAATAAAAAGTATCCGAGGTCAAAAGCAGAACTGTTTGAAATGATGGAATCATGTTTTAATGGGACCAGCATTCAAGTTTAA
- the cbiQ gene encoding cobalt ECF transporter T component CbiQ has protein sequence MMKIDDYAYISGLKDVHPVEKVSFALIFLFFTILSKNISVACFTFTVMSILVLFKAKIPFIAYMKLLFVPFIFLMTSLVAILFSIAPIYQEGLEVLWMAKIGSWQIYISSNSIQQSYELAATILASVSCLYFLVLSTPLNQLMWILIKVKLPTVFVELIGITYRFIFVLLEKMNEIYIAQSSRLGYQNYRSWFSSVAQLIVSLFIKSMHAAKELQIAIDSRGGDEHLYDVDLSLGYNRGHFVIIIISFVTLFMIYVMTKS, from the coding sequence ATGATGAAAATTGATGATTATGCTTATATCAGCGGATTAAAAGATGTTCATCCCGTTGAGAAGGTCAGCTTTGCGCTGATCTTTCTCTTTTTTACAATTCTTTCAAAAAATATTTCGGTGGCTTGTTTTACCTTTACTGTCATGAGTATTTTGGTGCTATTCAAGGCGAAAATCCCGTTTATTGCATATATGAAACTTCTTTTCGTCCCTTTTATATTCTTAATGACAAGCTTGGTTGCCATACTATTTTCCATAGCACCTATTTATCAAGAAGGTCTAGAGGTGCTTTGGATGGCTAAAATAGGTTCATGGCAAATCTATATTAGTTCAAATAGTATCCAACAATCATACGAACTAGCTGCAACCATATTAGCAAGTGTGAGCTGTTTATATTTTCTTGTTTTATCAACTCCTCTTAATCAATTAATGTGGATATTAATAAAAGTAAAACTCCCCACCGTTTTTGTAGAATTAATCGGGATTACATATCGATTTATCTTTGTTTTATTGGAAAAGATGAATGAAATTTATATTGCACAATCTAGCAGACTGGGCTATCAAAATTATAGAAGCTGGTTTTCCAGCGTAGCACAGCTTATTGTCAGCCTTTTCATAAAATCGATGCACGCAGCAAAAGAACTTCAAATCGCAATTGATAGTCGAGGTGGAGATGAACATTTGTATGATGTGGATTTATCATTGGGCTACAATCGTGGGCATTTTGTCATTATTATTATTTCGTTTGTAACACTTTTCATGATTTATGTTATGACAAAATCATGA
- a CDS encoding energy-coupling factor ABC transporter substrate-binding protein — protein MRNGVLFLFVILLTIIPLIFIENAEFGGADGQAEEAITEVAPDYEPWFHAIWEPPSGEIESLLFSLQAALGAIIIGYVIGYGKARKKYSSAKE, from the coding sequence ATGAGAAATGGAGTATTATTTTTATTCGTAATTCTATTAACAATTATTCCTTTAATTTTTATTGAAAATGCTGAATTTGGTGGGGCTGACGGGCAAGCGGAGGAAGCGATTACCGAAGTGGCACCTGACTATGAGCCTTGGTTTCATGCGATATGGGAACCACCAAGTGGAGAGATTGAAAGTTTACTATTCTCGTTACAAGCGGCTCTCGGAGCCATCATCATCGGGTATGTCATTGGATATGGAAAAGCTAGAAAAAAGTATTCTTCAGCCAAAGAATAG
- a CDS encoding energy-coupling factor ABC transporter permease, whose amino-acid sequence MKKRSLWFSFVVLLGLTSYFWTNSYRPAYAMHIMEGFLPLGWAIFWWGITIPFVAVGIRSIAKKLKENPELKSMLGLSGAFAFVLSALKIPSVTGSCSHPTGVGLGSILFGPTAMSVLGTIVLLFQSLLLAHGGITTLGANAFSMAVVGPLLSYGIYKCGRKMNVSVAVSVFLAAMLGDLGTYLVTSVQLALAFPAEIGGFVASFVKFASIFAFTQVPLAISEGLLTVIVMNLLQKYNMTELNQLPTMKEAR is encoded by the coding sequence GTGAAAAAAAGATCATTATGGTTTTCATTTGTTGTACTGTTAGGTTTAACAAGCTATTTTTGGACGAATTCTTATCGTCCAGCCTATGCGATGCATATTATGGAAGGATTTCTACCATTGGGTTGGGCTATTTTTTGGTGGGGGATCACCATTCCATTTGTTGCCGTTGGAATACGATCGATTGCGAAGAAATTAAAAGAAAATCCTGAATTGAAATCAATGCTAGGTCTGTCTGGTGCATTTGCATTCGTATTATCTGCGTTGAAAATTCCTTCAGTCACAGGTAGTTGTTCCCATCCAACGGGTGTAGGATTGGGGTCAATTTTATTCGGTCCAACGGCGATGAGTGTTTTAGGAACAATAGTCCTTTTATTTCAATCACTATTGTTAGCACATGGTGGTATTACTACTTTAGGCGCAAATGCATTTTCGATGGCTGTCGTTGGACCTTTACTTTCCTACGGAATATACAAGTGTGGAAGAAAAATGAATGTATCCGTCGCCGTTTCAGTCTTTTTAGCTGCAATGTTAGGGGATTTGGGTACATATTTAGTGACATCGGTTCAATTAGCTTTAGCTTTCCCTGCTGAGATAGGTGGATTTGTGGCCTCATTTGTAAAGTTTGCTAGTATCTTTGCTTTTACACAAGTACCCTTAGCGATTAGTGAAGGCTTACTTACGGTGATTGTGATGAACTTACTCCAAAAATATAATATGACAGAATTAAATCAATTACCTACAATGAAGGAGGCACGGTAA
- the wrbA gene encoding NAD(P)H:quinone oxidoreductase, which produces MGFLSKLFGNSTEKETEIMSNVKLAVIYYSMGGTNYQLARWAEEGAKEAGAEVKVLKVPELAPQSAIEGNPVWKATVEKTKDVPEVKLEDLEWADAIIFSVPTRFGNMPAQMKQFLDTTGGLWFNGKLVNKVVSAMTSAQNSHGGQEATILSLYTTMYHWGAIVAAPGYTDPVTFGAGGNPYGTSVTVGQDGKMIEDVQAAVKHQAKRTVTVAEWIKKANQ; this is translated from the coding sequence ATGGGATTCTTATCCAAGTTATTTGGAAATTCAACTGAAAAGGAGACAGAAATAATGTCAAATGTAAAATTGGCAGTAATTTATTACAGCATGGGTGGAACAAACTATCAACTAGCAAGATGGGCAGAAGAGGGTGCGAAGGAAGCTGGTGCAGAAGTGAAAGTATTAAAAGTACCTGAACTTGCTCCACAATCAGCGATTGAAGGAAATCCTGTTTGGAAGGCTACAGTTGAAAAAACAAAAGATGTTCCAGAAGTTAAATTAGAAGACCTAGAATGGGCAGACGCGATTATTTTCAGCGTACCGACTCGATTTGGTAATATGCCAGCGCAAATGAAGCAATTCTTAGATACTACAGGTGGTCTTTGGTTTAATGGCAAGCTTGTAAATAAGGTAGTTAGTGCGATGACTTCAGCACAAAATTCTCACGGGGGTCAAGAGGCAACTATCTTATCACTTTATACAACAATGTACCATTGGGGTGCAATTGTCGCGGCGCCTGGTTATACGGATCCTGTTACATTTGGTGCAGGGGGCAACCCATATGGAACAAGTGTGACAGTTGGTCAAGATGGTAAAATGATTGAAGATGTACAGGCAGCAGTTAAACACCAAGCGAAGCGAACAGTTACTGTTGCAGAGTGGATAAAAAAGGCGAACCAATAA
- a CDS encoding DoxX family protein, translating to MLEKNEIGALILRVTLGALFLIHGLVKVQGGIENIVGWFESIGLPGFLAYGVALLEIAGGIALIIGLATRLVSALFALLMIGATVKVKLAVGLLGNGQMAGYELDLAFLAIAIYLVINGSKLLSVSQLIFKRDSNSFSKAV from the coding sequence ATGTTAGAAAAAAACGAAATCGGAGCACTTATTTTGCGAGTAACATTAGGAGCATTGTTTTTAATTCATGGATTGGTAAAGGTTCAAGGTGGAATAGAAAACATTGTTGGTTGGTTTGAAAGTATTGGATTACCAGGATTTTTGGCATATGGAGTTGCATTGCTTGAAATTGCTGGAGGTATCGCATTAATCATTGGATTGGCAACAAGACTTGTATCTGCTTTGTTTGCATTATTGATGATTGGAGCAACAGTAAAAGTAAAACTTGCAGTTGGTTTATTAGGAAATGGACAAATGGCAGGTTATGAATTAGATCTAGCATTCTTAGCAATCGCTATCTACCTGGTCATTAATGGAAGTAAACTGTTGTCTGTAAGCCAATTAATTTTTAAAAGGGATTCAAATAGCTTTTCAAAAGCTGTTTAA
- a CDS encoding alpha/beta hydrolase has product MKHIFNKGQDLTKPTLLLLHGTGGNELDLLPLAGRIDVEASVLSVRGNVLENGMPRFFRRLAEGVFDEEDLVFRTKELNKFLDEAAEMYGFDRDNIIAIGYSNGANIAGSLLFHFQNALKGAILHHPMVPRKGIDLPDLSGKSVFIAAGTNDPICSPLESAELQVLLEKANAKVELHWEDRGHQLTANEVEAAAQWYRKL; this is encoded by the coding sequence ATGAAACATATATTTAATAAGGGGCAAGACCTAACAAAACCAACATTATTATTGCTTCATGGTACGGGTGGAAATGAATTAGATTTGTTGCCTCTTGCTGGGAGAATCGATGTTGAGGCTTCTGTATTAAGTGTACGTGGGAATGTATTAGAAAACGGTATGCCTCGTTTCTTCAGAAGATTAGCTGAAGGAGTATTTGATGAAGAAGACTTAGTTTTCAGAACGAAAGAATTAAATAAGTTTCTTGATGAAGCCGCAGAAATGTATGGTTTTGACCGCGATAATATTATCGCAATTGGGTACTCGAATGGTGCAAATATAGCAGGGAGTTTATTATTTCACTTTCAAAATGCTTTAAAAGGTGCTATTCTTCATCATCCAATGGTGCCTAGAAAAGGAATAGATCTTCCAGACTTATCAGGCAAGTCAGTGTTTATTGCTGCAGGAACAAATGATCCAATCTGTTCACCGCTTGAATCGGCTGAATTACAAGTATTATTGGAAAAGGCTAATGCGAAGGTAGAACTGCATTGGGAAGATAGAGGTCATCAATTGACTGCTAACGAGGTAGAAGCTGCAGCCCAATGGTATCGGAAGTTATAA
- a CDS encoding ring-cleaving dioxygenase — MLKTAGIHHITAMVNDAQRNIDFYAGVLGLRLVKKTINFDRPEVYHLYFGNQTGQPGTVISFFPWAKQLKGRIGQGQVGVTSYVIPKGSVSFWENRLRKFAVEFTSSIRFGEKYLQFNDPDGLQVELTERDEGPTNTWNFGGVHVEHAIKGFGGAVLYSAQPHKTTDVLENILGLDCIGEENEFLRFTSEANVGNTIDIHLNPSVRGLMGAGTVHHIAWRAKDEEDLLKWSSLIQDNGFYPTEVRDRNYFKAVYFHEAGGILFEIATDPPGFSVDEPVEELGKKLMLPPWLESKRDELEETLPPVEVRVLEGDK, encoded by the coding sequence ATGCTAAAAACTGCAGGTATTCATCATATAACTGCCATGGTTAACGATGCTCAAAGAAACATTGACTTTTATGCAGGTGTCCTCGGGTTAAGACTCGTTAAAAAAACCATTAATTTTGACCGACCAGAGGTGTATCATCTTTATTTTGGGAATCAAACGGGGCAACCAGGTACTGTAATTTCTTTCTTTCCATGGGCTAAACAGTTAAAAGGGCGTATAGGACAAGGTCAAGTTGGTGTGACCAGTTATGTTATACCAAAGGGTTCCGTTTCATTTTGGGAGAATCGATTGAGGAAATTTGCAGTTGAGTTTACTTCATCCATTCGATTTGGTGAAAAATACTTACAGTTTAACGATCCTGACGGACTCCAAGTTGAATTGACAGAACGAGATGAAGGACCAACGAATACTTGGAACTTCGGGGGAGTTCATGTAGAACATGCAATCAAAGGATTTGGTGGTGCTGTTCTATATTCTGCACAACCACATAAGACAACGGACGTTCTAGAAAATATTTTAGGGTTAGATTGCATTGGTGAAGAAAATGAATTCTTAAGATTTACATCTGAAGCTAATGTTGGAAACACCATTGATATTCACTTAAATCCTTCTGTCCGAGGGCTGATGGGTGCAGGAACAGTTCACCATATTGCATGGAGAGCCAAGGATGAAGAAGATCTTCTCAAATGGAGTTCACTTATACAAGATAATGGTTTTTATCCAACAGAAGTTCGTGATCGTAACTACTTTAAAGCAGTATATTTTCATGAAGCAGGAGGTATCCTCTTCGAAATAGCGACCGACCCACCCGGTTTTTCGGTTGATGAACCAGTGGAGGAACTTGGAAAAAAACTCATGCTGCCGCCTTGGTTAGAATCAAAAAGAGATGAATTAGAAGAAACCTTACCGCCTGTGGAGGTTCGTGTTCTGGAGGGAGATAAATAA
- a CDS encoding flavin reductase family protein, protein MLSIDPAALSERENYKFLIGSIIPRPIAFVTTISKNDVLNGAPFSYFNIVSSNPPMISLSIQRSSGSQKDTARNIIESKQFVVHIVDEQNVEKINKTAANLPPQESEIEAADLTPVKSVKISVPGVKEAKIRMECLLEHSLELGGLETPGTDIIIGKVIQFYIESDIYQNGRIDPKALAAVSRMAGNYYAKIGEMFEIERPR, encoded by the coding sequence TTGCTTTCAATTGATCCTGCAGCATTGTCTGAAAGAGAAAATTATAAATTTCTAATAGGAAGCATCATACCTAGACCAATTGCTTTTGTCACAACTATTTCAAAAAACGATGTTTTAAATGGAGCACCATTTAGTTATTTTAATATCGTGTCATCCAATCCCCCGATGATTTCTTTATCTATCCAACGTTCTTCGGGGAGCCAAAAGGATACAGCGAGAAACATCATCGAGTCCAAACAATTTGTGGTTCATATCGTGGACGAGCAAAATGTGGAGAAGATAAATAAAACTGCAGCAAACCTTCCGCCACAAGAAAGTGAGATTGAGGCAGCGGATTTAACTCCAGTTAAAAGTGTGAAAATTTCAGTTCCAGGGGTGAAGGAAGCAAAAATTAGAATGGAATGTTTGTTAGAGCATTCCTTAGAATTGGGAGGTTTGGAGACTCCAGGGACTGATATTATTATTGGAAAAGTTATACAATTCTATATCGAAAGTGACATTTATCAAAATGGAAGAATTGATCCCAAGGCTCTGGCTGCTGTAAGTCGAATGGCTGGAAATTATTACGCCAAAATTGGCGAGATGTTTGAAATCGAAAGACCTAGATAA
- a CDS encoding ring-cleaving dioxygenase — MSKKTMGIHHITAIVGHPQENVDFYAGVLGLRLVKQTVNFDDPGTYHLYFGNEGGKPGTIITFFPWAGANQGIIGDGQVGVTSYVVPKGAMDYWEKRLDKFKVSYSKMERFGEQYLEFDDPHGLHLEIVEREDGEVNSWTFGGVTPDVAIKGFGGATLLSTQPDKTGELLEKVMGLELVGKEGDFARYRSTADIGNIIDLKLTPIGRGQMGVGTVHHIAWRAIDDQDQLDWQRYVASKGYGVTPVQDRNYFNAIYFREHGEILFEIATDPPGFAHDESQETMGEKLKLPAQYEQFRGQIEQTLLPIKVRELE; from the coding sequence ATGAGTAAAAAAACAATGGGTATTCACCATATCACGGCAATCGTAGGACATCCACAAGAGAACGTAGATTTTTACGCAGGAGTATTAGGTTTGAGATTAGTAAAGCAAACAGTTAATTTTGATGACCCAGGTACTTATCACCTTTATTTCGGTAATGAAGGTGGGAAACCAGGAACAATTATTACTTTCTTTCCATGGGCGGGAGCTAATCAAGGAATCATTGGTGACGGTCAAGTTGGAGTTACTTCATATGTAGTTCCTAAAGGTGCCATGGACTATTGGGAAAAGAGACTTGATAAGTTCAAAGTATCATACTCTAAAATGGAACGTTTTGGAGAGCAATATTTGGAATTTGATGATCCACATGGTCTGCACTTAGAAATTGTTGAAAGAGAGGACGGAGAAGTCAATTCATGGACATTTGGAGGTGTAACACCGGATGTTGCTATAAAAGGTTTTGGGGGTGCTACTTTATTATCGACCCAGCCTGATAAAACGGGTGAATTGTTGGAAAAAGTCATGGGACTGGAATTAGTAGGTAAAGAAGGAGACTTCGCTCGTTACCGTTCCACTGCCGACATCGGAAATATTATCGACCTTAAATTAACTCCTATTGGACGTGGACAAATGGGCGTGGGAACCGTTCACCATATTGCATGGCGGGCCATAGATGATCAAGATCAATTAGATTGGCAAAGATACGTAGCATCCAAAGGGTATGGTGTTACTCCTGTACAGGATAGGAACTACTTTAATGCCATTTACTTCAGAGAACATGGAGAAATACTATTTGAAATTGCGACTGATCCTCCAGGATTCGCACATGATGAATCACAAGAGACAATGGGTGAAAAGTTGAAGCTTCCAGCACAGTACGAACAATTTAGAGGGCAGATTGAACAAACGTTACTACCAATTAAAGTAAGAGAACTAGAGTGA
- a CDS encoding MarR family winged helix-turn-helix transcriptional regulator: MTIKCTNQPFLVLMHTSKVIEERIRDQMVKNNLNITEFSVLEVLYHKGRQTIQQIGKSILITSSSMTYVIDKLEQKCLLNRIPCPEDRRVIHVELTKDGNDLMEKIMPNHHELIDDMFGFLNSNESQMLVDLLKKVRKRAENI, from the coding sequence ATGACAATAAAGTGCACCAATCAGCCGTTTCTTGTTTTAATGCACACCTCAAAAGTAATTGAGGAACGAATAAGGGATCAAATGGTTAAAAACAATCTAAACATAACAGAGTTTTCTGTGTTAGAGGTGCTTTATCATAAAGGAAGACAAACGATTCAACAAATTGGAAAAAGTATATTAATAACTAGTAGCTCGATGACGTATGTAATTGATAAATTAGAACAAAAGTGCTTATTAAATCGCATACCCTGTCCTGAAGATAGACGTGTAATACATGTTGAATTAACAAAGGATGGAAACGACTTGATGGAGAAAATTATGCCAAACCATCATGAATTGATTGATGATATGTTCGGATTTTTAAATAGTAATGAATCGCAAATGTTAGTTGATCTTCTGAAAAAAGTAAGAAAAAGAGCAGAAAATATTTGA
- a CDS encoding 2Fe-2S iron-sulfur cluster-binding protein: MPKITVLGYGTIEVEKGRKLVLGLIDNGVNILHQCGGKAKCTTCRVEILGGDFSEISPTERNAFVKKGIFDDNLRLSCQVLVKGDLEIIPIMTLENSGMESGPRPDE; this comes from the coding sequence ATGCCCAAAATTACAGTTCTTGGATATGGAACTATAGAAGTTGAAAAAGGGAGAAAGTTAGTACTCGGATTAATAGATAACGGTGTAAATATCCTCCACCAATGCGGAGGGAAAGCCAAATGTACAACTTGTAGAGTGGAAATATTAGGTGGTGACTTTTCTGAAATATCGCCTACTGAAAGAAATGCTTTTGTTAAGAAGGGGATTTTTGATGACAATTTACGTCTATCATGCCAGGTTCTTGTAAAGGGGGATTTAGAAATTATCCCAATAATGACATTGGAAAATTCCGGTATGGAATCAGGCCCGAGACCAGATGAATAA
- the spxA gene encoding transcriptional regulator SpxA: MVNLYTSPSCSSCRKAKAWLDEHEIAYIERNILTDPLTIEEIKDILRMTEDGTDEIISLKSKAFQKFSVNMDSLSIQELYMIIKDNPGLLKRPLILDEKRLQVGYNEEEIRRFLPRKFRTFNLQEAHRIIN, encoded by the coding sequence GTGGTAAACCTATATACATCGCCTAGTTGTTCATCCTGCCGTAAAGCAAAAGCTTGGCTGGATGAGCACGAAATTGCTTATATTGAAAGAAATATATTAACCGACCCACTTACGATTGAGGAAATAAAAGATATTCTTAGAATGACAGAAGATGGAACAGATGAGATCATCTCGCTAAAATCAAAGGCGTTTCAAAAGTTTAGTGTCAACATGGACTCACTATCTATTCAAGAATTGTACATGATAATTAAAGATAATCCAGGTCTATTAAAAAGACCGTTAATCCTTGACGAAAAAAGATTACAAGTGGGATACAACGAAGAAGAGATTCGGAGATTCCTTCCTCGAAAATTCCGAACTTTTAATCTTCAAGAAGCACATCGAATAATCAATTAA